The following are encoded in a window of Streptomyces sp. 11x1 genomic DNA:
- a CDS encoding ABC transporter ATP-binding protein produces MSTPETTAERQPPTWRLLLGYVRPHRWTLLLGAVLSLVTGATGLALPLVARELIDDLSHDRTITWALVLMSVLVVTNAAVGAVGSYVLRRTAESVVLGARRALSSYLLRLRITAVDRSEPGDLMARITSDTTLLREVTTDTLVGLGTGGLTLVATVVLMGLVDPVLLVVTLGVIVGAGVVFGVIVPRINRASRAAQDAVGAMGASLERILGALRTVKASGAEHREEETIHAAAEESWRQSVRAAKWSAAAGNTAGLAMQIAFITVLAVGGARVATGAIDVGTLVAFLLYVFYLMSPIQQVVGAITQYQTGAAALARIQEALRLPAEPAGEAAPLPSPDAEPAALAFDEVRFRYADDLPYVHHGVTFEVPARGMTAFVGPSGAGKTTVFSLIERFYDPEAGVITVDGRDVAEWDLSRLRSAIGYVEQDAPVLSGTLRDNLLLGNPLADEGDVGRVLKTTRLDGLVARLPQGLETLVGHRGTKLSGGERQRVAIARALLRRPRLLLLDEATSQLDAVNEAALRDTVADVARTTTVLVVAHRLSTVTMADRIVVMDAGRVRAVGTHRELVAADPLYAELAATQFLATAG; encoded by the coding sequence GTGAGCACCCCTGAGACCACCGCCGAGCGGCAGCCACCCACCTGGCGGCTGCTGCTCGGCTATGTACGGCCCCATCGCTGGACCCTGCTGCTGGGCGCGGTGCTGTCGCTCGTCACCGGAGCCACCGGCCTCGCCCTGCCGCTGGTGGCCCGGGAGCTGATCGACGACCTGTCGCACGACCGGACGATCACCTGGGCGCTGGTCCTCATGTCCGTGCTGGTCGTCACCAACGCGGCCGTGGGCGCGGTGGGTTCGTACGTGCTGCGGCGCACCGCCGAGTCGGTGGTGCTCGGCGCGCGGCGCGCCCTGTCGTCGTATCTGCTGCGGCTGCGGATCACCGCGGTGGACCGCAGCGAGCCGGGCGATCTGATGGCGCGGATCACCTCCGACACCACTCTGCTGCGCGAGGTCACCACCGACACCCTGGTGGGCCTCGGCACCGGCGGGCTCACCCTGGTGGCGACGGTGGTGCTGATGGGTCTGGTGGACCCGGTGCTGCTGGTCGTGACGCTGGGCGTGATCGTGGGCGCGGGCGTGGTGTTCGGGGTGATCGTGCCACGCATCAACCGGGCGAGCAGGGCCGCGCAGGACGCGGTCGGCGCGATGGGCGCCTCGCTGGAGCGGATCCTCGGCGCGCTGCGCACGGTGAAGGCGTCCGGCGCCGAGCACCGCGAGGAGGAGACGATCCACGCGGCGGCCGAGGAGTCGTGGCGGCAGAGCGTCCGGGCCGCCAAGTGGTCGGCGGCCGCCGGGAACACGGCCGGGCTCGCCATGCAGATCGCCTTCATCACCGTGCTGGCGGTGGGCGGCGCGCGGGTCGCGACCGGCGCGATCGACGTGGGCACGCTGGTGGCGTTCCTGCTGTACGTCTTCTATCTGATGTCGCCGATACAGCAGGTCGTGGGCGCGATCACGCAGTACCAGACCGGTGCCGCCGCGCTCGCCCGCATCCAGGAGGCGCTGCGGCTGCCCGCCGAACCGGCCGGCGAGGCGGCTCCGCTGCCGTCCCCGGACGCGGAGCCGGCCGCGCTCGCCTTCGACGAGGTCCGTTTCCGGTACGCCGACGACCTGCCGTACGTCCACCACGGGGTGACCTTCGAGGTCCCCGCACGGGGCATGACGGCGTTCGTCGGCCCTTCGGGCGCGGGCAAGACGACGGTCTTCTCGCTGATCGAGCGGTTCTACGACCCCGAGGCGGGCGTCATCACAGTCGACGGCCGCGATGTCGCCGAATGGGACCTGTCCCGGCTACGGTCCGCGATCGGGTACGTCGAACAGGACGCGCCGGTGCTGTCGGGGACGTTGCGGGACAACCTGCTCCTCGGCAACCCGCTGGCCGACGAGGGCGATGTCGGCCGGGTACTGAAGACGACCCGGCTGGACGGGCTGGTCGCCCGGCTCCCGCAGGGCCTGGAGACCCTGGTCGGGCACCGAGGCACCAAGCTCTCCGGCGGTGAGCGTCAGCGGGTCGCCATCGCGCGGGCCCTGCTGCGCCGCCCCCGGCTGCTGCTGCTCGACGAGGCGACGAGCCAGTTGGACGCGGTGAACGAGGCGGCGCTGCGGGACACGGTCGCCGACGTGGCCCGCACGACGACGGTGCTGGTGGTGGCCCACCGGCTGTCCACGGTGACGATGGCCGACCGCATCGTGGTCATGGACGCGGGCCGGGTCCGCGCGGTCGGCACCCACCGTGAACTCGTGGCCGCCGACCCGCTGTACGCGGAGTTGGCGGCCACGCAGTTCCTCGCGACGGCCGGTTAG
- a CDS encoding glycosyltransferase, protein MTAGSRGDVAPYTGLGHGLVRAGHKVTLVTHTRFEPLVAGSGVAFHALPVDPRAELESERGRGLHRSSTGAGKLYRAVEMARSLVGRMAGDLVAAARTSDALLLAGTLAPLGHTIAQGLSIPSLGVNLQPLAPTREFAPPMTGVRSWGPLGNRAAGHAVNSAVEWIFKEEVRRLRAAYGLAPTGPTAARRPRERPDRPVFHGFSPRVVPRPGDWRAGLDVTGYWWPYDREDRLPAPLLDFLDAGPPPVFVGLGSATVPDPERMSGEVVRALRAAGLRGVIQRGWGELRGEGDDMFTVGEVPHSLLFPRTAAVVHHAGAGTTGAGLRAGVPAVPVPVQFDEGFWAARLVALGVSPGAVPLRGFTATALTAALRRATGDPSYAHRARTLAAELRTEDGVAPVLTAVNRLAG, encoded by the coding sequence ATGACGGCGGGTTCCCGGGGCGACGTGGCGCCGTACACCGGGCTCGGACACGGGCTGGTGCGGGCGGGGCACAAGGTCACGCTGGTGACCCACACCCGGTTCGAACCGCTGGTTGCGGGCTCCGGGGTCGCCTTCCACGCGCTGCCCGTGGATCCGCGGGCAGAGCTGGAGTCGGAGCGCGGGCGGGGCCTGCACCGCAGTTCCACGGGCGCCGGGAAGCTGTACCGGGCGGTGGAGATGGCCCGGAGTCTGGTCGGGCGGATGGCCGGCGATCTGGTGGCCGCCGCCCGCACCAGTGACGCCCTGCTGCTGGCGGGCACCCTCGCGCCCCTCGGCCACACCATCGCCCAGGGCCTGTCGATCCCGAGCCTGGGCGTCAACCTCCAACCCCTGGCACCGACACGGGAGTTCGCGCCCCCGATGACCGGGGTGCGTTCCTGGGGTCCGCTCGGCAACCGGGCGGCGGGGCACGCGGTGAACTCGGCCGTCGAGTGGATCTTCAAGGAGGAGGTGCGCAGGCTGCGCGCCGCGTACGGACTCGCGCCCACCGGCCCGACTGCGGCGCGGCGCCCCCGGGAACGGCCGGACCGGCCGGTGTTCCACGGCTTCAGTCCCCGGGTGGTGCCACGCCCCGGGGACTGGCGGGCCGGGCTGGACGTCACCGGCTACTGGTGGCCCTACGACCGCGAGGACCGGCTGCCCGCCCCGCTGCTTGACTTCCTCGACGCCGGTCCGCCGCCGGTCTTCGTGGGCCTGGGCAGCGCCACCGTGCCCGATCCCGAGCGGATGAGCGGCGAGGTCGTACGGGCCCTGCGGGCGGCCGGGCTGCGCGGGGTGATCCAGCGGGGCTGGGGCGAACTGCGGGGCGAGGGCGACGACATGTTCACCGTGGGCGAGGTGCCGCACTCGCTGCTCTTCCCGAGGACGGCGGCCGTCGTGCACCACGCGGGCGCGGGCACGACGGGGGCCGGCCTGCGCGCCGGGGTCCCGGCCGTGCCGGTGCCGGTGCAGTTCGACGAGGGCTTCTGGGCGGCCCGGTTGGTCGCCCTCGGGGTGTCGCCGGGAGCCGTCCCCCTGCGGGGCTTCACCGCCACCGCCCTGACGGCCGCCCTGCGCCGGGCGACCGGCGACCCGTCGTACGCACACCGCGCCCGGACCCTGGCGGCCGAACTGCGCACGGAGGACGGAGTGGCCCCGGTCCTGACCGCGGTGAACCGTCTGGCGGGTTGA
- a CDS encoding PQQ-binding-like beta-propeller repeat protein — MPLSPTPRSRRSRHLGAVAVALALTASAAATATPASAAADLREVMFVGNNWEGTADVIKSSGDFAKIGRVNVIPDKNARMAEINADPIRWIAFMTIRNSVGEGHDQFVDDMYSTPDGSSMVVSRPSFADVVSIDIRTGAINWRFAVSGYRADHMAVSPDGKRVAVSASTGNTVHVLDIVTGKQVGSFKTGDKPHENIFTKDGKYIWNMAIGDVNTQTDAPWLDWTKGDRKITVADANTFQQVKVIDMRERLNAIGLNDYSDAVRPAAFSPDETKLYFQVSFFNGFFEYDIATDKITRTKTLPKSPGVSDDRTTFVNDSRHHGLTMKPDGTKLCIAGTMDDYATVVDRATLQEGPLVPVSKPYWSTVSGDGKSCVVSESGADQVTAIDFATGKKTVSVAVGDHPQRVRVAKVPADWTGPSAN, encoded by the coding sequence ATGCCCCTCTCCCCCACTCCCCGTAGTCGCAGAAGCCGGCACCTCGGTGCCGTCGCCGTCGCGCTCGCGCTGACCGCCTCCGCCGCGGCGACCGCGACCCCGGCGAGCGCCGCCGCCGACCTGCGGGAGGTGATGTTCGTGGGCAACAACTGGGAGGGCACCGCTGACGTCATCAAGTCCTCCGGCGACTTCGCGAAGATCGGCCGGGTCAACGTCATCCCCGACAAGAACGCGCGGATGGCGGAGATCAACGCCGACCCGATCCGCTGGATCGCGTTCATGACGATCCGCAACAGCGTGGGCGAGGGCCACGACCAGTTCGTGGACGACATGTACTCCACCCCGGACGGCTCCTCCATGGTGGTCTCCCGGCCGAGCTTCGCCGACGTGGTCTCCATCGACATCAGGACCGGCGCCATCAACTGGCGCTTCGCGGTGTCCGGTTACCGCGCCGACCACATGGCGGTCTCCCCCGACGGCAAGCGCGTCGCGGTGTCCGCGTCGACGGGGAACACCGTGCACGTCCTGGACATCGTCACCGGCAAGCAGGTCGGTTCGTTCAAGACCGGCGACAAGCCGCACGAGAACATCTTCACCAAGGACGGCAAGTACATCTGGAACATGGCGATCGGCGATGTGAACACCCAGACCGACGCGCCCTGGCTGGACTGGACGAAGGGCGACCGGAAGATCACGGTCGCCGACGCGAACACCTTCCAGCAGGTGAAGGTGATCGACATGCGCGAGCGGCTCAACGCCATCGGGCTGAACGACTACTCGGACGCCGTCCGGCCCGCCGCGTTCTCGCCCGACGAGACGAAGCTGTACTTCCAGGTGTCGTTCTTCAACGGCTTCTTCGAGTACGACATCGCCACGGACAAGATCACCCGCACCAAGACCCTGCCGAAGTCCCCCGGGGTCAGCGACGACCGCACCACCTTCGTCAACGACTCCCGCCACCACGGCCTGACGATGAAGCCGGACGGCACCAAGCTGTGCATCGCGGGCACGATGGACGACTACGCGACCGTCGTGGACCGCGCGACCCTCCAGGAGGGCCCGCTGGTCCCCGTCTCCAAGCCGTACTGGTCGACCGTCAGCGGTGACGGCAAGTCCTGTGTGGTCTCCGAGAGCGGCGCCGACCAGGTCACGGCGATCGACTTCGCCACCGGGAAGAAGACCGTGTCCGTCGCAGTCGGCGACCACCCCCAGCGGGTGCGTGTGGCGAAGGTGCCCGCCGACTGGACCGGTCCTTCGGCTAACTGA
- a CDS encoding nuclear transport factor 2 family protein produces MGTSTNPAFDVEALRRGTEEANAATLTSLYAEDAELRVVDRNTQPSHPKVLHGRSEIGAMLDDVCSREMTHKVEQCLVQGDQVAFTESCEYPDGVRVLASSMISLKDGKIVDHTMIQAWDE; encoded by the coding sequence ATGGGCACCTCGACCAACCCCGCCTTCGATGTCGAAGCGCTGCGCAGGGGCACGGAGGAAGCGAACGCGGCGACTCTGACGTCGCTCTACGCGGAAGACGCCGAGCTGCGCGTCGTGGACCGCAACACCCAGCCCAGCCACCCCAAGGTCCTGCACGGCCGGTCCGAGATCGGCGCGATGTTGGACGACGTGTGCAGCCGGGAGATGACGCACAAGGTCGAGCAGTGCCTGGTCCAGGGCGACCAGGTCGCGTTCACCGAGTCCTGCGAGTACCCCGACGGGGTGCGGGTCCTGGCGAGTTCGATGATCTCCCTGAAGGACGGGAAGATCGTCGACCACACGATGATCCAGGCCTGGGACGAATAG
- a CDS encoding transketolase: protein MRDHARLDRARPRTPRRGAAHRHGRPRPRGARVLLVSARSNTSAYEATGGFRLVRPGLDGVVLAVGAALDPVLRATAGLDLAVLDATTIRPFDEIGLRTAVLAADHADVVLVEPCLPATTASRAARTLVHVPHRLPALGDADGLDENGIARTVRDFRRWRGRRVPRT from the coding sequence GTGCGCGACCACGCCCGGCTGGACCGTGCACGCCCCCGGACACCCCGACGAGGTGCGGCGCACCGTCACGGCCGCCCTCGCCCGCGGGGAGCGCGCGTACTCCTTGTCTCCGCGCGCTCCAACACCTCCGCGTACGAGGCCACCGGCGGCTTCCGTCTGGTACGACCGGGTCTCGACGGCGTCGTGCTCGCCGTGGGCGCCGCCCTCGACCCCGTGCTGCGCGCCACCGCGGGACTGGACCTCGCCGTCCTCGACGCCACCACCATCCGCCCCTTCGACGAGATCGGCCTGCGCACGGCCGTCCTCGCCGCCGACCACGCCGACGTCGTCCTCGTCGAGCCCTGCCTGCCCGCCACGACGGCGAGCCGGGCCGCCCGGACCCTCGTCCACGTGCCCCACCGTCTGCCGGCCCTCGGCGACGCGGACGGCCTGGACGAGAACGGGATCGCCAGGACCGTGCGGGACTTCCGGCGCTGGCGCGGCCGGCGCGTGCCACGCACGTGA
- a CDS encoding SDR family oxidoreductase: MSKPLDGRVALVAGATRGAGRGIAVELGAAGATVYVTGRSTRERRSEYDRPETLEDTADLVTEAGGHGIAVPTDHLEPEQVRSLVDRIAEERGRLDVLVNDVWGGEKLFEWESPVWEHDLDNGLRLLRLAVETHAITSHFALPLLLRNPGGLVVEMTDGTAEYNGANYRATFFYDLAKSAVLRMAFALGHELGPRGATAVALTPGWLRSEMMLDGFGVTEENWRDALERVPHFAISETPRFVGRAVAALAADPEVARFNGQSLSSGSLARTYGFTDLDGSRPDAWRYIVEVQDAGKPADTTGYR; the protein is encoded by the coding sequence ATGTCGAAGCCGCTGGACGGCAGGGTCGCACTGGTCGCGGGAGCCACCCGCGGAGCGGGCCGGGGGATCGCAGTGGAGCTGGGGGCGGCCGGAGCGACGGTCTACGTGACGGGGCGTTCCACGCGGGAGCGGCGCTCCGAGTACGACCGCCCGGAGACCCTGGAGGACACCGCCGACCTGGTCACCGAGGCGGGCGGCCACGGCATCGCCGTACCCACCGACCATCTCGAACCGGAACAGGTCCGCTCCCTCGTCGACCGGATCGCCGAGGAGCGGGGCCGGCTGGACGTCCTGGTCAACGACGTCTGGGGCGGCGAGAAGCTCTTCGAATGGGAGAGTCCGGTCTGGGAGCACGATCTCGACAACGGGCTGCGGCTGCTGCGCCTCGCCGTCGAGACCCATGCCATCACCAGCCACTTCGCCCTGCCGCTGCTGCTGCGCAACCCCGGCGGCCTGGTCGTGGAGATGACCGACGGCACGGCCGAGTACAACGGGGCCAACTACCGCGCCACCTTCTTCTACGACCTCGCCAAGTCCGCCGTCCTGCGCATGGCGTTCGCCCTCGGCCATGAGCTGGGGCCGCGCGGCGCCACCGCCGTGGCCCTCACCCCCGGCTGGCTCCGCTCGGAGATGATGCTCGACGGGTTCGGGGTCACCGAGGAGAACTGGCGGGACGCCCTCGAACGCGTCCCCCACTTCGCCATCTCCGAGACCCCCCGCTTCGTCGGCCGGGCCGTCGCCGCCCTCGCCGCCGACCCGGAGGTCGCCCGCTTCAACGGGCAGTCCCTCTCCAGCGGTTCCCTCGCCCGGACCTACGGCTTCACCGACCTCGACGGCAGCCGGCCGGACGCCTGGCGCTACATCGTCGAGGTCCAGGACGCGGGCAAGCCGGCGGACACCACCGGCTACCGCTGA
- a CDS encoding S-(hydroxymethyl)mycothiol dehydrogenase, which produces MAQEVRGVIAPGRNEPVRIETIVVPDPGPGEAVVKVQACGVCHTDLHYKQGGINDDFPFLLGHEAAGVVESVGEGVTDVAPGDFVILNWRAVCGSCRACRRGRPWYCFATHNATQKMTLASTGQELAPALGIGAFAEKTLVAAGQCTKVDPAAAPAVAGLLGCGVMAGIGAAINTGNVGRGDSVAVIGCGGVGDAAIAGSRLAGAEKIIAVDIDDRKLTTAKSIGATHTVNSKNTDPVEAIRELTGGFGADVVIEAVGRPETYKQAFYARDLAGTVVLVGVPTPEMKLELPLLDVFGRGGALKSSWYGDCLPDRDFPMLINLYLQGRLDLEAFVTETIGLDDVEKAFERMHGGDVLRSVVTL; this is translated from the coding sequence ATGGCGCAGGAAGTACGCGGCGTGATCGCCCCCGGCAGGAACGAGCCGGTGCGGATCGAGACCATCGTGGTGCCCGACCCGGGACCGGGGGAGGCAGTGGTGAAGGTTCAGGCGTGCGGGGTGTGCCACACCGATCTGCACTACAAGCAGGGGGGCATCAACGACGACTTCCCCTTCCTGCTCGGCCATGAGGCGGCCGGTGTGGTGGAGTCGGTGGGGGAGGGAGTCACGGATGTCGCGCCCGGTGATTTCGTCATCCTCAACTGGCGTGCGGTGTGCGGCAGTTGCCGGGCCTGTCGGCGCGGTCGCCCCTGGTACTGCTTCGCCACCCACAACGCGACGCAGAAGATGACCCTCGCCTCCACCGGTCAGGAGCTGGCGCCCGCCCTCGGGATCGGCGCCTTCGCGGAGAAGACGCTCGTCGCCGCGGGCCAGTGCACCAAGGTCGACCCGGCCGCCGCCCCGGCGGTCGCCGGACTGCTGGGCTGCGGGGTGATGGCGGGCATCGGTGCCGCGATCAACACCGGGAACGTGGGGCGCGGGGACAGCGTCGCCGTCATCGGCTGTGGCGGCGTCGGGGACGCGGCCATCGCCGGGTCCCGGCTGGCCGGCGCCGAGAAGATCATCGCCGTCGACATCGACGACCGGAAGCTGACCACCGCCAAGAGCATCGGCGCCACCCACACGGTCAACTCCAAGAACACCGATCCCGTCGAGGCGATCCGTGAACTGACCGGTGGTTTCGGCGCCGACGTCGTCATCGAGGCGGTCGGCCGCCCGGAGACCTACAAGCAGGCCTTCTACGCCCGTGACCTGGCCGGCACGGTCGTCCTCGTCGGCGTGCCGACTCCGGAGATGAAGCTCGAACTGCCCCTCCTGGACGTCTTCGGCCGCGGCGGCGCCCTGAAGTCCTCCTGGTACGGCGACTGCCTGCCCGACCGCGACTTCCCCATGCTGATCAACCTCTACCTCCAGGGCCGCCTGGACCTGGAGGCGTTCGTCACGGAGACCATCGGGCTCGACGACGTGGAGAAGGCCTTCGAGCGGATGCACGGCGGCGACGTCCTGCGATCGGTGGTGACGCTCTGA
- a CDS encoding MBL fold metallo-hydrolase — protein MAARIEHLVTSGQFSLDGGTWDVDNNVWLVGDDHEVIVIDAAHDADAIAEAVGDRRLKAIVCTHAHNDHIDAAPALAERTGAPIWLHPDDLPLWKQTHPDRLPDHWLADGQVIEAAGADLTVLHTPGHAPGAVCLYDPGLGTVFTGDTLFSGGPGATGRSYSHFPTIIDSIRDRLLALPPDTVVRTGHGDSTTIGAEAPHLQEWINRGH, from the coding sequence ATGGCCGCCCGTATCGAACACCTCGTCACCTCGGGCCAGTTCAGCCTCGACGGCGGCACCTGGGACGTCGACAACAACGTCTGGCTCGTCGGCGACGACCACGAGGTGATCGTCATCGACGCCGCCCACGACGCCGACGCCATCGCGGAGGCCGTGGGCGACCGCCGGCTGAAGGCCATTGTCTGCACCCACGCGCACAACGACCACATCGACGCCGCCCCCGCGCTCGCCGAGCGCACCGGGGCGCCGATCTGGCTCCACCCCGACGACCTGCCGCTGTGGAAGCAGACCCACCCGGACCGACTGCCCGACCACTGGCTGGCCGACGGGCAGGTCATCGAGGCCGCCGGCGCCGACCTGACCGTCCTGCACACCCCCGGCCACGCCCCGGGCGCCGTCTGCCTCTACGACCCCGGCCTCGGCACGGTCTTCACCGGCGACACCCTCTTCTCCGGCGGCCCCGGCGCCACCGGCCGTTCCTACTCCCACTTCCCGACGATCATCGACTCGATCCGCGACCGCCTCCTCGCCCTCCCGCCCGACACGGTCGTGCGCACGGGCCACGGCGACAGCACGACGATCGGGGCCGAGGCCCCGCATCTGCAGGAGTGGATCAACAGGGGCCACTGA
- a CDS encoding TetR/AcrR family transcriptional regulator, with the protein MSGRLKQPTGRYGGRSAAERRAERRDRFLDAGLQLFGDSPGYRGTTIGALSEAAGLSTRQFYEEFHSLEDVLAALHLRVNDWAEEAAFTGLATAQGRPIAERATAAFLAYAANVTGDPRRLRITFTEIVGVSARMERQRLERRARWIDFICAEADAAAERGEAVHRDYRIAATAFIGSVNGLLHDWQAGWVDAPLDEVVDELVGLLLGILRPPGWRPEEGGAVEGGGAER; encoded by the coding sequence GTGTCGGGCAGGCTCAAACAGCCCACCGGCCGTTACGGGGGCAGATCCGCGGCGGAGCGCCGGGCCGAGCGCCGGGACCGCTTCCTCGACGCGGGGTTGCAGCTCTTCGGCGACAGCCCCGGCTACCGGGGGACCACGATCGGGGCGCTGAGCGAGGCCGCCGGGTTGTCGACCCGCCAGTTCTACGAGGAGTTCCACTCCCTGGAGGATGTGCTCGCCGCCCTCCACCTGCGGGTCAACGACTGGGCCGAGGAGGCCGCGTTCACCGGTCTCGCCACGGCTCAGGGGCGGCCGATCGCCGAGCGGGCCACCGCGGCGTTCCTCGCGTACGCCGCCAATGTCACCGGCGACCCGCGCCGGCTGCGCATCACCTTCACCGAGATCGTCGGCGTCAGTGCCCGGATGGAGCGCCAGCGCCTCGAACGCCGCGCCCGCTGGATCGACTTCATCTGCGCCGAGGCCGACGCCGCGGCGGAGCGTGGCGAGGCCGTCCACCGTGACTACCGCATCGCCGCCACCGCCTTCATCGGCAGCGTCAACGGCCTCCTCCACGACTGGCAGGCCGGCTGGGTCGACGCCCCCCTCGACGAGGTTGTCGACGAACTGGTCGGCCTGCTGCTGGGAATACTCCGCCCGCCGGGTTGGCGACCGGAGGAGGGCGGAGCGGTAGAGGGCGGAGGAGCAGAGCGGTAG
- a CDS encoding aldehyde dehydrogenase family protein has product MAITRDLLIGGKDVPATSGRTAHDLDPYTGEVYATVAAAGREDVRRAVDAADAAFEEWAALTPFARRAIFFKAAELLEGRGDQVAEIMAREAGGTRPWAYFNVALAANILREAAAAITAPRGEVLSSQKEGALGLAVREPLGVVAAFAPWNAPVILGVRAVAAPLAAGNTVVVKPSEDAPIACGLLVADVFREAGLPDGVLNVVTNAPEDAAEIAEALISDERVRAVNFTGSTGVGRIIGEHAARHLKPAVLELGGKNSVIVLDDADVDYAVDAVTFSVFMNAGQICMSGDRILVHESLAEEFAQKFTAKVAGLQAGDPNHPHTVVGPLVSASAAQRIASLVKDAVAKGATVLTGGGQPEGAVHPATVLTDVPEDADLYYQESFGPLCVVRSFADDADAVAVANDTDNGLSCGIITENATHGLAVARRIRTGIVHVNDQSVADEPMAPFGGIKASGYGRFGGRWGIEAFSNTRWVTIAGQQSHFPF; this is encoded by the coding sequence ATGGCCATCACCCGTGACCTTCTGATCGGCGGCAAGGACGTGCCCGCCACGTCCGGCCGCACCGCCCATGACCTCGACCCGTACACGGGGGAGGTGTACGCGACGGTCGCGGCGGCCGGGCGGGAGGACGTCCGGCGGGCCGTGGACGCCGCAGACGCCGCCTTCGAGGAGTGGGCCGCGCTCACCCCCTTCGCGCGACGGGCGATCTTCTTCAAGGCGGCCGAACTGCTGGAGGGCCGGGGCGACCAGGTCGCCGAGATCATGGCCCGGGAGGCGGGCGGCACCCGGCCGTGGGCGTACTTCAACGTGGCGCTGGCGGCGAACATCCTGCGGGAGGCGGCGGCCGCGATCACCGCGCCGCGCGGCGAGGTCCTCAGCAGCCAGAAGGAGGGCGCGCTCGGTCTCGCGGTGCGTGAACCGCTGGGCGTGGTGGCGGCGTTCGCGCCGTGGAACGCGCCCGTCATCCTCGGTGTACGGGCCGTCGCGGCGCCGCTGGCCGCCGGGAACACGGTCGTCGTCAAGCCCAGCGAGGACGCGCCGATCGCCTGCGGCCTGCTGGTCGCGGACGTGTTCCGCGAGGCGGGCCTCCCCGACGGCGTGCTCAACGTCGTCACCAACGCCCCCGAGGACGCCGCGGAGATCGCCGAGGCGCTGATCTCCGACGAGCGGGTACGCGCGGTGAACTTCACCGGCTCCACCGGCGTCGGCCGGATCATCGGCGAGCACGCGGCCCGTCATCTCAAGCCCGCCGTGCTGGAGTTGGGCGGCAAGAACTCCGTGATCGTGCTCGACGACGCCGATGTGGACTACGCGGTCGACGCCGTCACCTTCAGCGTCTTCATGAACGCGGGGCAGATCTGCATGTCCGGCGACCGCATCCTCGTCCACGAGTCGCTGGCCGAGGAGTTCGCGCAGAAGTTCACCGCCAAGGTCGCCGGTCTCCAGGCCGGGGACCCGAACCACCCGCACACCGTGGTCGGCCCGCTGGTCAGCGCCTCCGCCGCACAGCGGATCGCCTCGCTGGTCAAGGACGCCGTCGCCAAGGGCGCCACGGTGCTCACCGGGGGCGGGCAGCCCGAGGGCGCGGTGCACCCGGCGACCGTGCTCACCGACGTCCCCGAGGACGCCGACCTCTACTACCAGGAGTCCTTCGGCCCGCTCTGCGTCGTGCGGTCGTTCGCCGACGACGCGGACGCCGTGGCGGTCGCCAACGACACCGACAACGGTCTGAGCTGCGGCATCATCACCGAGAACGCCACCCACGGACTGGCCGTCGCGCGCCGGATCCGTACCGGCATCGTGCACGTGAACGACCAGTCGGTGGCGGACGAGCCGATGGCCCCCTTCGGCGGGATCAAGGCCTCCGGCTACGGGCGCTTCGGCGGCCGCTGGGGCATCGAGGCGTTCTCCAACACCCGCTGGGTGACCATCGCCGGCCAACAGTCGCACTTCCCCTTCTGA